One Festucalex cinctus isolate MCC-2025b chromosome 1, RoL_Fcin_1.0, whole genome shotgun sequence genomic region harbors:
- the ctxn1 gene encoding cortexin-1 has translation MSYTNYWVVDYDRSSPAPPSFARGATALQPVAGHPEQTTALCFVGLLLLLLLFLLVRCVRILLDPYSSMPASSWTDHKEGLDRGQFDYALV, from the coding sequence ATGAGCTACACCAACTACTGGGTGGTGGACTACGACCGGTCCTCTCCGGCTCCGCCCAGCTTCGCCAGGGGCGCCACGGCGCTGCAGCCCGTGGCGGGACACCCTGAGCAGACCACGGCCTTGTGCTTCGTGGGCCTGCTCCTGCTCCTGCTGCTCTTCCTGCTGGTCCGCTGCGTGCGGATCCTGCTGGACCCCTACAGCAGCATGCCGGCCTCATCGTGGACGGACCACAAAGAGGGTTTGGACAGAGGGCAGTTTGATTATGCGCTGGTGTGA